The following are encoded in a window of Kitasatospora sp. NBC_01250 genomic DNA:
- a CDS encoding (2Fe-2S)-binding protein → MTRQLPGAAMPQRLAALGPFFAIDCHDDGPVLPPWRPMAELLDDTAVLRERVAGVRTYLAAAGGQPLEAVEERVAASVTHLGLAARLVSPAFAVAVLDGAVLRYGLREARWQPVPGGMFPLSLPQQVLEPVADRVELADRLGADLLDGPVRELSEALGAGFGVSARILHGNVASAVNGAAAAIARSAPQLAPGARELVAQLLARAPLQGAGTAADDGTGFRRRSCCLIYRAAPDHAGALCGDCVLTAPPGRRG, encoded by the coding sequence ATGACCCGGCAGCTCCCCGGGGCCGCGATGCCGCAACGGCTCGCGGCCCTCGGGCCGTTCTTCGCCATCGACTGCCACGACGACGGACCGGTCCTGCCGCCGTGGCGGCCGATGGCCGAACTGCTCGACGATACAGCCGTGTTGCGGGAGCGCGTGGCCGGCGTCCGCACCTACCTGGCGGCGGCCGGCGGCCAGCCGCTGGAAGCGGTGGAGGAGCGGGTGGCCGCCTCGGTGACCCACCTCGGCCTGGCCGCCAGACTCGTCTCGCCGGCCTTCGCCGTCGCCGTCCTCGACGGGGCGGTGCTCCGGTACGGCCTGCGCGAGGCCCGCTGGCAGCCGGTGCCCGGCGGCATGTTCCCGCTCTCGTTGCCGCAGCAGGTCCTTGAACCCGTCGCCGACCGGGTCGAACTCGCCGACCGGTTGGGCGCGGACCTGCTCGACGGCCCGGTCCGGGAGTTGAGCGAGGCGCTCGGCGCCGGGTTCGGCGTCTCGGCGCGGATCCTGCACGGCAACGTGGCCTCCGCCGTCAACGGCGCCGCCGCGGCCATCGCCCGCTCGGCCCCTCAACTGGCTCCGGGCGCGCGCGAACTGGTCGCTCAGCTGCTCGCCCGTGCGCCCCTGCAGGGCGCGGGCACCGCGGCCGACGACGGCACCGGGTTCCGCCGCCGCAGCTGCTGCCTGATCTACCGGGCCGCCCCCGACCACGCGGGCGCCCTGTGCGGGGACTGCGTCCTCACCGCACCCCCGGGCCGCCGGGGATAG
- a CDS encoding SAM-dependent methyltransferase: protein MTDRTTEDDQSKPSIARIYDYLLGGKDNYPVDRQIADIFIKDLPGSPSIARANRQALIRAVGAMADEGIAQFVDLGSGLPTADNVHQVARRHNPEARVAYVDHDPSAVARSRALLADDERTTVVQADLRDTEKIHDHPDVQGLIDFTEPVGVIFSGVLHHLNDDERPADPVRWWADRVSPGSLFYISHFRSGDNGETRVVEEKLQSSLGRGRWRTDEEIIGLFGDLELLEPGLVNCSLWRPDPTPGAGADNGTGARELTVWEQLISCALARKP, encoded by the coding sequence ATGACGGATCGCACCACCGAGGATGACCAGTCGAAGCCGAGCATCGCCCGCATCTACGACTATCTGCTCGGCGGCAAGGACAACTACCCCGTCGACCGCCAGATCGCCGACATCTTCATCAAGGACCTGCCCGGCTCGCCGTCGATCGCGCGGGCCAACCGCCAGGCCCTGATCCGCGCCGTGGGCGCCATGGCCGACGAGGGCATCGCCCAGTTCGTCGACCTGGGCAGCGGCCTGCCCACCGCCGACAACGTGCACCAGGTCGCCCGGCGGCACAATCCCGAGGCACGCGTCGCCTACGTCGACCACGACCCGAGCGCAGTGGCCCGCAGCCGCGCCCTGTTGGCCGACGACGAGCGCACCACGGTGGTCCAGGCGGACCTGCGCGACACCGAAAAGATCCACGACCACCCCGACGTGCAGGGCCTGATCGACTTCACCGAGCCGGTGGGCGTCATCTTCAGCGGCGTCCTGCACCACCTCAACGACGACGAGCGGCCCGCCGATCCCGTGCGCTGGTGGGCGGACCGGGTGTCCCCGGGCAGCCTGTTCTACATCTCCCACTTCCGCTCCGGCGACAACGGGGAGACCCGGGTCGTGGAGGAGAAACTGCAGAGCAGTCTCGGCCGTGGCCGCTGGCGCACCGACGAGGAGATCATCGGCCTGTTCGGCGACCTCGAACTGCTCGAACCGGGCCTGGTCAACTGCTCGCTGTGGCGCCCGGACCCCACCCCGGGCGCCGGCGCCGACAACGGCACCGGCGCTCGCGAGCTGACGGTGTGGGAGCAGCTGATCTCCTGCGCGCTGGCCCGCAAACCGTGA
- a CDS encoding serine hydrolase domain-containing protein, with protein MPRRHGRAVTALLTASLVLTAAGPAAAGSGPGSAGEDGDGALRARLQELVDRPDGPPGAIAVLRDGDRVRVYRAGVAEVGTDRAPRSTDHMRLASAAKAFSGAVALRLVDCGLLGLDDTIAGRLPSLPAAWGAVTLRQLLNHTSGLPDYSAAPAFVEQIRADPHHVFDSRHLLDYVAGEDLEFTPGSRYHYSNSDNIAVALMAEAATGQRYEDLLATEVYQPLGLTGTSLPSGYELPEPYLHGYAVQRNEPPQDVSTLFGASGAWASGGVVSTPKDFSAFAAGYAGGPLISEATRQQQRAFVAGASEPAGPGANRAGLAIFEYTTRCGVVYGHTGNTAGYTQFGAGTPDGRRSLTVSVTSQVNQKVDPDLLEQLRGVEEDFVCALLDG; from the coding sequence GTGCCCCGTCGCCACGGGCGGGCGGTCACCGCTCTGCTCACCGCCTCGCTGGTGCTGACCGCCGCGGGCCCTGCGGCGGCAGGGTCGGGTCCGGGGTCGGCCGGAGAGGACGGCGACGGGGCGCTGCGGGCGCGGCTGCAGGAGCTGGTCGACCGACCCGACGGCCCGCCCGGTGCCATCGCGGTGCTCCGTGACGGCGACCGTGTCCGGGTCTACCGGGCCGGAGTGGCCGAGGTCGGCACCGACCGTGCGCCCCGGTCCACCGACCACATGCGCCTGGCCAGTGCCGCGAAGGCGTTCAGCGGCGCGGTGGCGCTCCGGCTGGTCGACTGCGGGCTGCTCGGCCTGGACGACACCATCGCCGGCCGCCTGCCCTCGCTGCCGGCCGCCTGGGGTGCGGTGACGCTGCGCCAGCTGCTCAACCACACCAGTGGGCTGCCGGACTACAGCGCCGCGCCCGCGTTCGTCGAGCAGATCCGCGCCGATCCGCACCACGTGTTCGACTCCCGGCACCTGCTCGACTACGTCGCCGGCGAGGACCTCGAGTTCACCCCCGGCTCCCGCTACCACTACTCCAACTCCGACAACATCGCCGTCGCCCTGATGGCCGAGGCCGCGACCGGTCAGCGCTACGAGGACCTGCTGGCCACTGAGGTCTACCAGCCGCTGGGGCTCACCGGGACCAGCCTCCCGTCCGGCTATGAGCTGCCCGAGCCCTACCTGCACGGCTACGCCGTCCAGCGGAACGAACCGCCGCAGGACGTCAGCACGCTGTTCGGCGCGTCGGGAGCCTGGGCATCGGGCGGCGTGGTGTCCACGCCGAAGGACTTCAGCGCGTTCGCGGCCGGGTACGCGGGCGGCCCGCTGATCAGCGAAGCGACCCGTCAGCAGCAACGGGCCTTCGTCGCGGGCGCCTCCGAGCCGGCCGGCCCGGGAGCCAACCGCGCCGGGCTGGCGATCTTCGAGTACACCACCCGCTGCGGCGTGGTCTACGGGCACACGGGCAACACCGCGGGCTACACCCAGTTCGGCGCCGGCACCCCGGACGGCCGCCGCAGCCTCACCGTCTCCGTCACCTCGCAGGTCAACCAGAAGGTCGACCCCGACCTGCTGGAGCAGCTGCGCGGCGTCGAGGAGGACTTCGTCTGCGCCCTGCTGGACGGCTGA
- the rph gene encoding rifamycin-inactivating phosphotransferase → MTEQYVVGLHEVDETRIATVGGKGANLGGLVRIEGVRVPDGFCVTTDAFRRVMAQVPSIDELLDRLSHVTPDDREAVRTLSARIRQAIEAAPVPGDLAAAVTGALARLGEQAACAVRSSATAEDLPTASFAGQQDTYLNVVGPTAILGHVSRCWASLFTERAVTYRQRNGIDHRAVQMAVVVQRMVLPQAAGILFTADPVTGNRKVATVDAGFGLGEALVSGLVNPDVFTVRNDEVVARAIAAKQRAVHALPNGGVQEVAIDAQRQEQPALTDDQVLRLVRLGRRIEAHFGRPQDIEWCLVDDDFVIVQSRPITTLFPVPESGDQENHVYISVGHGQMMTDAMRPLGLSMWQLTAMVPMHEAGGRLWVDATRRLASPASRAALLDVMGRSDPLTRDALETVLDHDGFVPSLPDPAPGGRPAGGAPAPIATDPAIVTDLVERSRASIAALERDIRTKTGPALFDFLLEVAFEEHKRVLGDPLNLQAIMAGMEATWWLNDKLQEWLGEKNAADTLTLSAPGNITSEMGLELLDVADVIRAHPQVVAFLQGVEDDGFLDELAKLPGGSEARDALEAYLDRYGMRCVGEIDITRPRWRERPGTLVPVILDNVRNFEPGAAERRFEQGRQKARQKEQEVLSRLRALPDGEQKADETKRMIDRVRTFIGYREYPKYGIVSRYFLYKQALVAQAERLVRAGVLAEQEDAFYLTFQEFHEVVRSNQVDDRLIEQRKDAFRSYHALTPPRVLTSDGEALTGAYRRDDVPAGALTGLPVSAGTVEGRARVILDLAKADLEAGDILVTTFTDPSWSPLFVAVAGLVTEVGGLMTHGAVIAREYGLPAVVGVEQATRLIRDGQRIRVHGSDGYVEILS, encoded by the coding sequence GTGACTGAGCAGTACGTGGTGGGTCTTCACGAGGTCGACGAGACGCGGATCGCGACCGTCGGCGGCAAGGGCGCGAACCTGGGCGGGCTGGTGCGGATCGAGGGTGTCCGGGTGCCGGACGGCTTCTGCGTGACGACGGACGCCTTCCGACGGGTCATGGCGCAGGTGCCGTCGATCGACGAGTTGCTCGATCGGTTGTCACACGTGACGCCGGACGACCGGGAGGCGGTCCGCACGCTCAGCGCGCGGATCCGTCAGGCCATCGAGGCCGCCCCCGTCCCGGGCGATCTCGCGGCGGCCGTCACCGGCGCGCTCGCCCGGCTCGGCGAGCAGGCCGCCTGCGCCGTCCGATCGAGCGCGACGGCCGAGGACCTGCCGACGGCCTCCTTCGCCGGTCAGCAGGACACCTATCTGAACGTCGTGGGGCCGACGGCAATCCTCGGGCACGTCAGCCGTTGCTGGGCCTCGCTCTTCACCGAGCGGGCCGTGACCTACCGCCAGCGCAACGGCATCGACCACCGTGCGGTGCAGATGGCCGTGGTCGTGCAGCGGATGGTCCTCCCGCAGGCGGCCGGCATCCTGTTCACCGCCGACCCGGTCACGGGCAACCGGAAGGTCGCCACGGTGGACGCGGGCTTCGGCCTCGGCGAGGCCCTGGTCTCCGGCCTGGTGAACCCGGATGTCTTCACGGTGCGCAACGACGAAGTCGTCGCCAGGGCGATCGCCGCCAAGCAGCGTGCCGTCCATGCCCTGCCGAACGGTGGTGTGCAGGAGGTCGCGATCGACGCGCAGCGGCAGGAGCAGCCCGCCCTGACGGATGATCAGGTCCTGCGGCTCGTGCGGCTCGGGCGGCGGATCGAGGCACACTTCGGCCGCCCGCAGGACATCGAATGGTGCCTGGTCGACGACGACTTCGTGATCGTCCAGAGCCGGCCGATCACCACGCTCTTCCCCGTCCCCGAGAGCGGCGACCAGGAGAACCACGTCTACATCTCCGTCGGTCACGGGCAGATGATGACCGACGCCATGCGGCCGCTGGGGCTCTCCATGTGGCAGCTGACGGCCATGGTGCCGATGCACGAGGCCGGCGGGAGGCTGTGGGTCGACGCCACCCGGCGCCTGGCCTCGCCCGCGAGCCGCGCCGCCCTGCTGGACGTCATGGGCAGGAGCGACCCGCTGACCAGGGACGCGCTGGAAACCGTCCTCGACCACGACGGCTTCGTCCCCTCCCTCCCGGACCCGGCCCCCGGTGGGCGGCCGGCCGGCGGTGCGCCCGCCCCGATCGCGACCGATCCGGCCATCGTCACCGACCTGGTCGAACGCAGCCGGGCATCCATCGCCGCCCTGGAGCGCGACATCCGGACGAAGACCGGACCGGCGCTGTTCGACTTCCTGCTGGAGGTGGCCTTCGAGGAGCACAAGCGGGTCCTGGGTGATCCGCTGAACCTCCAGGCGATCATGGCGGGGATGGAGGCCACCTGGTGGCTCAACGACAAGCTGCAGGAGTGGCTGGGCGAGAAGAACGCCGCTGACACGCTGACGCTCTCCGCCCCCGGCAACATCACCTCGGAGATGGGACTGGAGCTGCTCGACGTCGCGGACGTGATCCGCGCGCACCCGCAGGTGGTGGCGTTCCTGCAGGGTGTCGAGGACGACGGCTTCCTGGACGAGCTGGCGAAACTGCCGGGCGGGAGCGAAGCACGCGACGCCCTGGAGGCCTACCTCGACCGGTACGGCATGCGCTGCGTCGGCGAGATCGACATCACGCGGCCGCGCTGGCGCGAGCGGCCCGGCACGCTCGTGCCCGTGATCCTGGACAACGTCAGGAACTTCGAACCGGGCGCCGCCGAGCGGCGTTTCGAGCAAGGGCGGCAGAAGGCCCGGCAGAAGGAACAGGAGGTGCTGTCACGCCTGCGGGCCCTGCCGGACGGCGAGCAGAAGGCCGACGAGACCAAGCGGATGATCGACCGGGTCCGGACCTTCATCGGGTACCGGGAGTACCCGAAGTACGGCATCGTCAGCCGCTACTTCCTCTACAAGCAGGCTCTGGTGGCGCAGGCCGAGCGCCTCGTGCGGGCGGGCGTGCTCGCCGAGCAGGAGGACGCCTTCTACCTCACGTTCCAGGAGTTCCACGAGGTCGTGCGCTCGAACCAGGTGGACGACCGGCTCATCGAGCAGCGCAAGGACGCGTTCCGTTCGTACCACGCGCTCACCCCGCCCCGGGTGCTCACCTCGGACGGCGAGGCCCTCACCGGGGCCTACCGGCGCGACGACGTGCCGGCCGGGGCGCTGACCGGCCTGCCGGTCTCCGCCGGGACCGTCGAGGGCAGGGCCCGCGTGATCCTCGACCTGGCGAAGGCCGATCTCGAAGCGGGCGACATCCTGGTCACGACCTTCACGGACCCCAGCTGGTCGCCGCTGTTCGTCGCGGTCGCGGGCCTGGTGACGGAGGTGGGCGGCCTGATGACCCACGGCGCGGTGATCGCCCGCGAGTACGGCCTGCCGGCCGTGGTGGGCGTGGAGCAGGCCACCCGGCTGATCCGCGACGGGCAGCGGATCCGGGTGCACGGGAGCGACGGGTACGTCGAGATCCTCTCCTGA
- a CDS encoding MFS transporter codes for MNTATHLPDHSSAATDTRALRRTQFGWYMNDWANAAFSATVLTVFLGPYLTTLAKNAADAGGDVHPLGLSVRAGSFFPYTVSFSVLLSVAVMLVIGTIADRTGRHKELMCGFAYVGAVATMGMFFLGGSRYLLGAGLLVIANIAYAVSVALSYAFLPGLAAPDERDAVSSKGWAYGYAGGGLLLIANLALFEGHDALGLSSGTAVRICLASAGLWWALFTLVPLTRLPSRAGVAPARTEPARSDSASTAADGEPAAGSLRELARTLRGMRRYPLTLLFLGAFLCYNDGIQTVVSQASLYGSEQLGMGQTSLVIAVLLVQIVAIGGALLLGRIARRYGAKRTVLGSLVGWVVTLALGYVMPAHQPVWFYALACMIGLVLGGSQALSRSLFSHLIPAGREAEYFSVYKISDRGTSWMGPLVFGLAYQVTGSYRSAIISLLVFFVIGFAVLVKVPVRRAIEAVGNPVPERL; via the coding sequence ATGAACACCGCGACCCACCTGCCTGACCACTCGTCGGCGGCCACCGACACCCGCGCCCTGCGCCGGACGCAGTTCGGCTGGTACATGAACGACTGGGCCAATGCCGCTTTCTCGGCCACGGTCCTGACGGTGTTTCTCGGGCCGTACCTCACCACGCTCGCCAAGAACGCCGCCGACGCGGGCGGCGACGTCCACCCGCTGGGCCTCTCGGTGCGTGCGGGGTCGTTCTTCCCCTACACCGTCTCCTTCTCCGTGCTGCTCTCGGTCGCGGTGATGCTGGTGATCGGCACGATCGCCGACCGCACCGGGCGTCACAAGGAGCTGATGTGCGGCTTCGCGTACGTCGGCGCGGTCGCCACCATGGGGATGTTCTTCCTCGGCGGGAGCCGCTACCTGCTCGGCGCCGGACTGCTGGTGATCGCCAACATCGCGTACGCGGTGTCGGTCGCGCTCTCCTACGCCTTCCTGCCGGGCCTGGCGGCCCCCGACGAGCGCGACGCGGTCTCCTCCAAGGGCTGGGCATACGGCTACGCGGGCGGCGGACTGCTGCTGATCGCCAACCTGGCGCTGTTCGAGGGCCACGACGCGCTCGGTCTCTCCTCCGGCACCGCGGTGCGGATCTGCCTGGCCTCGGCCGGTCTGTGGTGGGCACTGTTCACCCTCGTCCCGCTGACCCGGCTGCCCTCCCGCGCCGGCGTCGCCCCCGCCCGCACCGAGCCCGCCCGCAGCGACTCCGCCTCCACCGCGGCCGACGGCGAGCCCGCCGCCGGCAGCCTGCGCGAACTCGCCCGCACCCTGCGCGGCATGCGCCGCTACCCGCTCACCCTGCTCTTCCTGGGTGCCTTCCTCTGCTACAACGACGGTATCCAGACGGTGGTCTCCCAGGCCTCCCTCTACGGCAGCGAGCAGCTCGGCATGGGCCAGACCTCGCTGGTCATCGCCGTCCTGCTGGTTCAGATCGTGGCGATCGGCGGCGCGCTGCTGCTGGGCCGCATCGCCCGCCGGTACGGCGCCAAGCGGACCGTCCTCGGCTCCCTGGTCGGCTGGGTGGTCACCCTCGCTCTGGGGTACGTCATGCCCGCCCACCAGCCGGTCTGGTTCTACGCGCTGGCCTGCATGATCGGGCTGGTGCTCGGCGGCAGCCAGGCGCTCTCCCGCTCGCTCTTCTCGCACCTCATCCCGGCCGGCCGTGAGGCCGAGTACTTCAGCGTCTACAAGATCAGCGACCGCGGCACCAGTTGGATGGGACCGCTGGTCTTCGGCCTCGCCTACCAGGTCACCGGCAGCTACCGCTCGGCGATCATCTCGTTGCTGGTGTTCTTCGTGATCGGCTTCGCCGTGCTGGTGAAGGTTCCGGTCCGCCGCGCCATCGAGGCCGTCGGCAACCCGGTCCCCGAGCGCCTCTGA
- a CDS encoding HoxN/HupN/NixA family nickel/cobalt transporter yields the protein MPAPATRFRTMRDALQPSEWGRLSLMALVILALNGLGWGIFVFAVLPHHFHYDGLGIGMGVAFTAWTLGARHAFDADHISAIDNVTRKFMAEEKRPLGTGFFFALGHSTIICVVGIGLTIAAKAVFGAVVDPNSSYETVGGVIGTVTSASFLYLIALLNLVVLAGIAKVFRAMRRGTFDEAELERQLQARGLMYRFFGRFMRTIKHTWQMFFVGLIFGIGFDTATEVVLLAATAYAATSGLPFYAVLALPLLFAGGMTLFDTLDGCFMNFAYGWAFANPVRKVYYNLVITGLSIAAAFLIGTIELLGVLTSELHLKGAFWDFMANFDINKAGFAIAALFALTWIVALVYWRYGKVEARWSTPAGTPSVDAKELA from the coding sequence TTGCCCGCTCCGGCAACCCGGTTCAGAACGATGCGCGACGCGCTGCAGCCCTCCGAGTGGGGACGCCTGAGCCTGATGGCCCTGGTGATCCTGGCCCTCAACGGCCTCGGCTGGGGCATCTTCGTGTTCGCGGTCCTGCCGCACCACTTCCACTACGACGGGCTCGGCATCGGGATGGGCGTCGCGTTCACCGCGTGGACGCTGGGTGCCCGTCATGCTTTCGACGCCGACCACATCTCCGCGATCGACAACGTCACCCGCAAGTTCATGGCGGAGGAGAAGCGCCCGCTGGGCACCGGCTTCTTCTTCGCGCTGGGCCACTCCACCATCATCTGCGTGGTGGGCATCGGCCTCACCATCGCCGCCAAGGCCGTCTTCGGCGCGGTGGTCGACCCGAACTCCAGCTACGAGACCGTCGGCGGCGTCATCGGCACGGTCACCTCGGCGAGCTTCCTCTACCTCATCGCGCTGCTCAACCTCGTCGTGCTGGCGGGCATCGCCAAGGTGTTCCGGGCCATGCGGCGCGGCACCTTCGACGAGGCCGAGCTCGAACGCCAGCTCCAGGCACGCGGGTTGATGTACCGCTTCTTCGGCCGCTTCATGCGCACGATCAAGCACACCTGGCAGATGTTCTTCGTCGGCCTGATCTTCGGCATCGGCTTCGACACCGCCACCGAGGTCGTGCTGCTCGCCGCGACGGCCTACGCCGCCACCTCCGGCCTGCCGTTCTACGCCGTCCTCGCGCTGCCGCTGCTCTTCGCCGGCGGCATGACGCTGTTCGACACCCTGGACGGCTGCTTCATGAACTTCGCCTACGGCTGGGCCTTCGCCAACCCCGTCCGCAAGGTCTACTACAACCTGGTCATCACCGGCCTGTCGATCGCCGCGGCCTTCCTGATCGGCACCATCGAGCTGCTCGGCGTGCTCACCTCCGAGCTGCACCTCAAGGGCGCCTTCTGGGACTTCATGGCGAACTTCGACATCAACAAGGCGGGCTTCGCGATCGCCGCACTGTTCGCGCTGACCTGGATCGTCGCGCTGGTCTACTGGCGCTACGGCAAGGTCGAGGCCCGTTGGAGCACCCCGGCCGGCACACCGTCGGTGGACGCCAAGGAACTGGCCTGA
- a CDS encoding CbtA family protein, with translation MEKRLVLRGVIAGAVAGLLAFVFARIFAEPQIRTAIDYESGRDAAQGALDKAAGLPMDMGGPDIFSRTVQANIGIGVGMILFGAAMGALFAVAYAICLGRTGRLRPRPLAMLVALGGFLGIYFVPFIKYPANPPSIGHPDTIRDRGNLYLAMVACSVLFLVLAVVLGKRLQARFGNWNATLLAAGAYVVVIGTIMAVLPSLGELADNVQEFGHHATETPLPLTDPQGAIVYPGFPADTLFDFRFLSVAAQLLLWATLGLVFGPMAERLLDPEARKAASGAGAGAGAGTAPVVAA, from the coding sequence ATGGAAAAAAGACTCGTCCTGCGCGGCGTCATCGCCGGCGCAGTGGCCGGCCTGCTCGCGTTCGTCTTCGCCCGGATCTTCGCCGAGCCGCAGATCCGGACGGCGATCGACTACGAGAGCGGGCGCGACGCCGCCCAAGGGGCCCTCGACAAGGCTGCCGGACTGCCCATGGACATGGGCGGCCCGGACATCTTCAGCCGCACCGTTCAGGCCAACATCGGCATCGGTGTCGGCATGATCCTCTTCGGCGCGGCGATGGGCGCGCTCTTCGCCGTCGCCTACGCCATCTGTCTGGGACGCACCGGCCGGCTCCGGCCGCGCCCGCTCGCGATGCTGGTGGCGCTGGGCGGATTCCTCGGCATCTACTTCGTGCCGTTCATCAAGTACCCGGCCAACCCGCCCTCGATCGGTCACCCCGACACCATCCGTGACCGCGGCAACCTCTACCTGGCGATGGTGGCCTGCTCGGTGCTCTTCCTGGTGCTCGCGGTCGTTCTCGGCAAGCGCCTCCAGGCCCGGTTCGGCAACTGGAACGCCACCCTGCTGGCGGCCGGCGCCTACGTCGTGGTGATCGGCACGATCATGGCCGTCCTCCCGTCGCTCGGCGAACTGGCCGACAATGTGCAGGAGTTCGGTCACCATGCGACCGAGACCCCGCTGCCGCTGACCGACCCGCAGGGCGCCATCGTCTACCCGGGCTTCCCGGCGGACACCCTCTTCGACTTCCGCTTCCTGTCCGTGGCCGCCCAGCTCCTGCTGTGGGCCACCCTCGGACTGGTCTTCGGACCGATGGCCGAGCGGCTGCTCGACCCCGAGGCGCGCAAGGCCGCTTCGGGTGCGGGTGCGGGTGCGGGGGCCGGGACCGCGCCGGTCGTCGCCGCATGA
- a CDS encoding CbtB domain-containing protein has translation MSTSLPGPTALPVPVVVPAARAAAWLVVSALIALAVYYFIGVDQGAYSVFGKDMHIHEFVHDSRHFLGFPCH, from the coding sequence GTGAGCACCAGTCTGCCCGGGCCCACCGCCCTGCCCGTCCCGGTCGTCGTTCCTGCGGCCAGGGCCGCCGCCTGGCTCGTCGTCAGCGCGCTGATCGCGCTGGCCGTCTACTACTTCATCGGCGTCGACCAGGGCGCCTACTCCGTGTTCGGCAAGGACATGCACATCCACGAGTTCGTGCACGACTCCCGCCATTTCCTCGGCTTCCCCTGTCACTGA
- a CDS encoding glycerophosphodiester phosphodiesterase → MHPFLDHRGPLAFAHRGGVIGHPENSLAAFSAAVALGYRYLETDVHATADGVLVAFHDSRLDRVTDRAGAVGELPWSTVGEARIGGTEPIPLLEDLLGEFPRARFNIDVKAAPAVGPLVEVIRRTNAWDRVCVGGFSDTRLAAVRAAAGPRLATSLGPREVARLRLRSLAGPLLPGRGASWAGVCAQVPERHRGVRVVDRAFVRAAHRAGLQVHVWTVDDATRIRALLDLGVDGIMADRIDVLRDVFTERGCWTDGNTLMGTS, encoded by the coding sequence ATGCACCCCTTCCTCGACCACCGGGGGCCGCTGGCCTTCGCTCACCGGGGAGGTGTGATCGGCCATCCCGAGAACTCGCTCGCCGCGTTCTCGGCGGCCGTCGCCCTCGGCTACCGCTACCTGGAGACGGACGTCCACGCCACCGCCGACGGTGTGCTGGTGGCCTTCCACGACTCCCGCCTGGACCGGGTCACCGACCGGGCCGGCGCGGTGGGCGAACTGCCCTGGAGCACGGTCGGCGAGGCCCGGATAGGCGGCACCGAGCCCATCCCGCTGCTGGAGGACCTGCTCGGTGAGTTCCCCCGGGCCCGTTTCAACATCGACGTCAAGGCGGCCCCCGCCGTCGGGCCGCTGGTCGAGGTGATCCGCCGCACCAATGCGTGGGACCGGGTCTGCGTCGGCGGATTCTCCGACACCCGCCTCGCCGCCGTGCGTGCCGCCGCCGGACCCCGGCTGGCCACCTCGCTCGGCCCGCGCGAGGTGGCACGGCTGCGGCTGCGCTCACTGGCCGGACCGCTGCTCCCGGGGCGAGGGGCGTCGTGGGCGGGGGTGTGCGCGCAGGTTCCCGAGCGGCACCGGGGCGTGCGGGTGGTCGACCGGGCCTTCGTGCGCGCCGCCCACCGCGCCGGCCTGCAGGTTCACGTCTGGACCGTGGACGACGCCACACGGATCAGGGCTCTCCTGGACCTGGGCGTGGATGGCATCATGGCCGATCGCATCGACGTCCTGCGGGACGTGTTCACGGAGCGCGGCTGCTGGACCGACGGAAACACGCTGATGGGAACCTCATGA